A region of the Echeneis naucrates chromosome 22, fEcheNa1.1, whole genome shotgun sequence genome:
GTATCTCCTACAGACAGTGCCATCTTTGTAACACAGTGCTTTCCCCTGCTACCTTGCATGAGTCTGGGCACTTCCCAGTTTTACCATTAATGACAGAAATCACTGAGGTCATTAACTGATTACACATTCTCCATCAGATTAGGAGGCCTGCACTGCCCTGCTCCCACTGCAGGAATTAGTGTTACACTTTTTTCTTCGTGCCGTGTCCTACAAAGACACCTCACAGTCCTTCATGGAAGCTGGTTTTTGCCAGACAAGTTGCTAAAAACAGCTTTTAGCTGCTTTaaaagagtgtgtttgtgtgagataTGAAGGAAGGTGGGCGACTGTTTctatttttcctctcctgcaggATTTCAGGTACATGCCTCAGAGAATGGCTGTCACCTTCTACAGTGAGAGGCACTTTGTTATTCACACAGTATTACCACATGGTTTAgtcatttagttttcatttgacAGGCTAGGTAGGGCAGAACATCTTCTTAAAGAACCTCAGACAGGTTTCTTATTTTTACTTAGGGAGATGGAAACAAAAATCATctttatacacactacattgGTATTGTTTATGCATTCAATAATTTATAATATACACTTCTGATGTACTGTTGTGTAGAAAATCTtacaaagagaagagaagaggaagagcatGCTGCCTTGTGACTGAGATGCAGGGCGACAGTTGACCTATAAGGGGCTGACTCACCCCCACGTTCACTTCACCACTAATATAGTCACTTAGTAACGCTCAGGGGATGTGCAGTTACATTGTGAAAAAATAGCTGAGCACGACAACTCAAACAAAGATATGCATGGCAAAATGCAGAGTGTGAATGAGGTCTGAAGCATGATGGTCTAATGTTAAATATTGCATTGCttttacattattatatataaaggAAATGGTCAACTGTTTCAATCTTAAAAATACGTTAAATGTACGCCTTTGAGCACATGTGCCGTACATGTGCACGGTCATATACAATgctgaaaaaggaagaaaagagaagtaGCCATCCTTCTCTCAAGCAGACAGTTGGGAGAAGGACCCCAAGGTTCCAAGAAGCCAGTTAAGTGCCCATCTATTGctcagagaaaagacagaataacTCATCCAGAGAAAAAATGGACCTAAAAAAGCCTCAGATCataagaagaaagaggaagaaaagagcaagCGGAGAGCCAGAAAAAGATACACAGACAGAGGCCAGCGTCTTATCAGTGGAAGATTAGCGCATAAGATAAGGCCTCTAGGCAAGGCGTTCTTTTTAGGCTGTTTGAGGCTTCCTGTCATCATCATTAAGGCCGCTTCTCCGGCAGCAACTGTGGAAAACAGAGCAGCTACTTGGAAAGACACCCAGTGAGGAGGGAGATAAAGAAAGACAGACCGTTGGTCAAAAGCAAGATGATAGCTATATTAAGTCTAATGAGCAGTGTAAGCACAACGTTGTGCTGTGGTAAAGGCACTTGAATCCAATACTAGTGTATAATTATATCTAccagttttattttccacaataatTATGGTAAAAATATATACACTTTCTTTTGGGTGTCTATTATACTCAAACATGGTAAAGATGTACAAGTAAGAAGTGTGGTCAcaacattttttccatttaataaatgcaaaaggTGGAGAACATGATAACCCGCCTATCTGCCACTTCTATACACAACATATGTAACACTCTTAAGTGACATAACAAAATGGAAGGTAATGCCTATTGTCCTTTGGAAACTACAAAGCTAATGAAGTTTCCCTTGGACATGGGGGAGGGAGGATTGTCTGCTAGATCTTGCTGGCTGACTGGCTGACAGTAACTATCTGTGACACTTCCCTGCCGCATGAGTCGTGGGCGCTAGTGTATTGTGACAGAGTGCAACCTTTAAAGGCCAGCGACTGATACATAACAGCACCAAAACCCAGAATTTCAGCCTGCATTGACCCCCTCCTCTTGTCAGCGGTGAGCATGCTGAAAAGCGTCCAtgaccacacacatacaaaaggCATAAACAGTCAGACTGTAtacagagagaatgagagcaagagagaaggGGGGCAACCAAAGCTTCCTTTTACTACCCAAGCAAAGACACCTGACCTTCATCTATCTCATGTCCACTTTTAAGAAAATATGTCATTTCctacatttggaaaagtcaagGTTATAATACAGCCATCATTTTTCTTGTGCATTATGATCAGTTACAAAATCTCTCTGTCAGTTGCCAATTAGCATGGCTCTCACAGGCACCAGCAGTAACTCTGCACAGATGCAGCccaaatggaaaagaaaatcctCTACTGCCACCTGTTGGTCAAAGTCACTTGTAGCTTACCTCACAGAGAGCAAGAAGTGGTATGATTCTTTACTGACACCAACTGTTGTGTCAAGTTGTGTTGCGGTTTATGAATCCTGTCGTGGAGGATTTAGTGTTATACTTTCAGAAATTTGCCTTAATTTCTCTGACCAAATAAGATAATTTAAACAGAATCTTATGTTatgtgaaaagagagaaagatgagaaagaataattaaaagaaaaaatattcacaagcATGTTTGAGAAGCCAGTACATCTaactaaaaaatgaaaagggtattttttttctgcatgtgtgtgggtaTACCTTTCATATATGGTCTTCAGAGCAACCTGGTCAGACACTCCATCAGTCTCTTCCAGAAAAAGGATGATCCACGATGTCCTGTAAGGCCACTCCTCTGTTAGGTTGATCCATGATGCCAGTCGATCCCAGTTGAAGATGATCTGATTGGCTCGTAACAAACGACctgtaaagaaaaatgtggaTCCTCCTTAAACATTACTGTCTCATtgagcatttattcatttaaagagTTGgagtaaagaataaagaaagggGCTTGTAAAAGATCAGCGCCTTTAATCATAAAGAAATTACAACTTTTTAAGAACTTTATTCAATGCGATATTGTTGTTATATGGCCTACTGTCAGACAATCCAACTAATGAGGTTTGGCATTTCAGCCTTCCAGACTGCGTCACTCACCGCCATCACATTATAgcaattaatatttatttttagttgaaCTGTTTACTTATGAGCAAAATGTTCTTTACATTATGATGCTTCATTAAATGCATAGCCTCAACAGCCACATGTTAGCCCCCATTGGTCCAGGAATAAATACCATCAGAGGCTTGCTTGTGGTTCTGTCATCCTCCAAATCCACAAATACTTTACCAACGGCTTATGGGAGTTAAGGAGCAAAACATTTAGAATGAGTGTACCATTTCATCTTCTAAATGATAAAAGGCAAGGCTGACAATTTTAATGTTGCTTAAAATTATTGTTAAAATAAGATGTGACATTATTAGAGGACACTGGGTTTAAATGGATAAATAGTGGTTTCTTCTTTACCTGTGATAGAAACGATATTGAGCAGCCTCCTCATGGTCTGTGGACTGATGTCACTGAACCAGTCTTCAGTCACCAGCAACTTAGTAAGGTCAAATGACATCTGCCTGGTAATGCTCCTCTGCATTTGGCGACGTCTGTATGTGTCCTGGACAGACAGTGAGTGaacaacaaacagaagacataGTTAACATTAGACAGGAAATATATCTTTCGCGCcaccatttttcatgtttcacttGTTTCTGTTACATTGGTTTATAGGGCAAAAAAATAGTATAACTGCTAGAATGCAGTGTTAATGTTTAATAATGCTTCTATGTGGACCATGTCtacatttttgtgtctcttttgctTTCATTAATCAAGACAGTCCACCAAAGGTCAACAATTTAAgtgaatttgtgtgtgaaaaaaaaaaaaatcaacaacaacaaaaaaacaaaactattttccTCATTCTACGTCATCTCTTCTTCAGCTAAATATCTAATTCACTGTGActgcaaacaaaaatcaaagagCCACTGTCCAAAGCTGAACAGTCATGACACACAGGTGAGCTATTGACACAGATATACGAGAGAACATCTGTGATGGTATCAGACAGCTGCCATGGTCATGAGCCAAGGCGAGGCTTTTGGTTGACTTTGAAGTCCTAACGCCAGTCTCATGACCTCTTTCTCAGAGAGATGAAACATATGGCCACTACTCAGGCCTGAAAAGGTCTATCAAAAAGCCCCAGTACTCCTAAATTGTGATGGAAACACTGAATGCTATCTTCCCAGTGATAATTATTTACCTTTTTGAAGAGGATTTTGTTAATTCCAATAAATGGAAATAAGATGGCAGAGATAATCATAATGTCATTCAAAACTTAAGAGgccaaatgaaaatggagagcCACTAACTGATTTTCTCCTTTTGCCCTCATTTTAATCTTCACTTGTAGAAAGAGGGCTCTCCTGCCAAGAGCTAGCTAATGGCAGAGGGTAAATAAAAAGAGCATGCCACCGTGTAATGAAAGGCCCAACACCAATAATTGACAGTACTAGATAAACCAGAGGTAcaaacaaatgtcaaacaaacaaacaagggagggaggtgggaaGGGTGGGGGGAGGGTCTCGCAGGAGGGAGGAAAGCATCAGCGACAGCAGCAGAGTCACTTAGCCTCCTGCCAGCAGACCTGGTGCCAGTGTTTTGTCACAGGGACCCACTGCTGCTAGGCCTTGTCATTAGGCTGTGGCAACGCAGCAGGAAGGATAAACAGCCATTACATCAATTACACCAGGAACCTTGGCCGCACACCGAGCACCTCTCTcttttcgtgtgtgtgtctccttctGTCCTCTGGCCTCTGAGATGCCTGCCAACACTGAACATGTAACGAACACCCCCTTCAGTAAGGAGGCTGAAAAGACTGACCAGGGAGGGTTTCTCATGCAGTACCTATCGCCCGCACCTGGCATGTTCTATGGAAGCTGTAGGACATCAAACattaattttcagatttattatGTTTCCAGATTAAAATGAGTgttgtttgaatattttacCTTGCTTTACAAAGTAAACAGCTCCCtctcttttaattttgattcaAAAGTTTCTGAAGTATTTGTTATTAATGAAATGTCTACAGTGTTTGATGTACCTATCTTCTCCTATCTCAAAATGTATCCACCACCATCTCAGCAGACTCTCTTTAACTTTCTTCCCCCTGGTCATTTGTTAATGTACCATGGTACATCTGTGTCTTTTTAAGTTAAGAGTGCTAGGTGGGGTCAGGAACCTTGGATGTGAGGCTATAAACCCTAACAAAGCATTTTATTGCCTACACAAAACTTGACTTCAAATGCCGTTACCCTGCGGTTAAGGGCAGTCTTGCTGCCAAACTTCGCCTGGTCTTGGCTCAAGCTGTTCTGAGACATCTTCCGATCCATATCTTCATGCCATCctagagagaaggagaagaaaaggcaAAGATTACAATGCTGTGAACGTGAACACCAGACTTTAGATGACTCAATTCACAATACTGCTCCTGAACTTGCCAATGCATGGCTCAAATCTTTGTGACAAatctttatataaatataaagtttttgttaaaatgttttcaatattcTCTCATCTCTTACCTTCAACAGGCAATGCCTCTCCGTTTGCAGAGCTTGCCATGCAAAGCTTTTTGGCTGTACTAAGCCCTCTGCTGTTGAGGAACACAGGCAGGTGAACAATGTTCCTCATGTAGTCATGGCCATTAATGTTGGAGTCTCTCAGGACACTATTGAGGTTTTGATTGATAGCTTTTATGATGATATGGGGATCGCTGGCAAATATGGAGATAAAAGGGCCTTTAGAAAAGAGTACCCGCACCTAGAAAAAGAAAGGAACCACAAGTTAGTGTGTGAAAGATATACctttttttgatatttcataattttcaaACTATACTTTCATTCTTAAGTACCTATCATTATGATTATGATACAAGGTATACAGGGTTTTGAGGACTTTGCTTTAGTGCAGCCTTGTAAAAAGGTTTCAGCAGAACTTTGTGCAGATTGTCTATGACTTAAATAGTACAATCTAGCCAATCATCAGCGTGACAGCTAGAGTCAACAGCTGTAAAACTCTGAGAACTGACAGTCTGCAGCACTTGAATTTGGGGATTTCCACTCTGGTTACTAAAGGACATTGTCCAAGCATCACAGGACTTTGCTTTGTGCTAAATGCATACATGGTTTGTTAACCAACGGCCAGCACCCTCAAGCTTACTGCTACACTTCACATGATGTCTGCATCTATACCACAGACATGTCTGGCAGGAAAAGTACACAGActgatggggggaaaaaaaaagtaagattAGAAGATTGCATTAGCACACAGGAGGATGCCATCTTCTCTGGGATTACTTCACCAAATAATAACATTTGGCTAAAGGAAATTCTATTACAGCAGCTGGGAAGAGGAATCTAAACTTGGAGGTAAGCTAAAGCAGCTGGGAACACCAGGGTGGCTGTACTTCAACAGAGATGAGTGGGATCTATGTGCACAGGGGAGAAAAATTTTACTACTTTATTTTATCTGGCCCCAGGACAACAGGTAGCTGTAATCCATGTGCTCCAACAAGCAATCACATACTGTATCAAGCATTTGTAGCACTTTGTCCTGTTCACAGGCATCCAGTCCATCGATGATGACGGCCATTCGCGTCTGATTCTGGGTAAAACCATCAATAGTTTTGGCCATTTTTGACATTAGTTCTACTTCATTCTTGAGAACCTATTGGGAGGCAAGAGCAAAAAATTAATGATTCAAAAGAATTAAATTGCCCTTATGAGGGAAAGGAAACTGGCCAGATTAAGAACTCCAACGTCATCATTTCATAAATTAATTGCCTAATGAGACATGACAATGGGATGTTGTAGGATTGCCACTCATTCTTGATTGAGTCCAATGAATGTTCATTAGTCTACCTTCATAAATCCTTCACTCTTCAGTTTGTGCAAATTGTTGGCAGCACTGTGCAAGCGTTTCCTCTGGGAGTTGAGGACAGAGTCGGCCACTTGCCACCAGGTCCTACAGTTGAGCAGCAATGCCAGCCCCACCACACTGGCCATAGCAATCAGCACAGCATTCACTGTCAGGTTCTCTGGGTCCACCTGGAAAATTAAAAGGCTTTAACTGATAACATTCATTGGCCTAGTGGTTAAAAGGCATACAGTTTTAATGCAGTTTGTTGAACCAACCCACCTTGAATATGGCCAACAGGGCCATACCAGTGATCAGGCAGCCTAAAGTCAAGGCAAACAGCACGAAGGAGGGAACACAACatgttttcttccactttttACCTGGGGTACAGGAGGAATGTAGATGTTAGAATGACACGCTGTAGGTAAAACAACCAGACTAGAAACAAAATAGAATTTTAATTGTCTGGTAATGTAGGTTAATGAGGAAAAGATTAGCTAAACAGTTAGTTTTAAGTGGTTATACTTACAAAAACTTCATTGTGCTAGGAAGAACCCCATTCCCAAAAATCCAATTTTGTAGTAAACTCCAGTATATGAAACCTAATTATGGTCAGAGGTTTACTGTGCCATTAAACCAGGATATATTTCTCCTCTATTTCTATTTGGGGTTTATCGTCAACAAAAGCCCAGCAGCTACATATTAAACTGAAACTGACTCAAAACCACCATCAAAAATTTTGCTTTGTCAGTAGTTGGACACTGGTGACTGTAAACATCTAATTTTTTTCAATCCCAAAAACAGATGGTCACTGTGTGTTAGTGAAGGCGTGAGTGAAGGTCATTACATAATTGGCATCTGAAACTAAAGACACTGACGTCACCTTGGACCTCATCATTCATGAAAACCCTGAAGAGCCTTGTGGCCATGAAGCCAAACTCCCTCTCACACGCATCTGAGAGTGTAGCGATCATTTCAGCCATGGAGGTCTCCCCTCCAACACTGGACAGACGATTATAATCCGTGAACAAGAACCTGTGAGACATTTTGAGAGGGAGAAGTGAGAACCTGACTTTTTGTCCTCCTAATGAGTTCTTATGAATGCAGGGTGGCAATGCTACTGTTAACAAAAGTCTTTTGTCATGGAGCTGGAAATGACAATGTAACGTCAATATCAATATAAATCcttataataatgaaaaaatactgtaagaGTTTTCCATGTCTGTGTCACTGTTACCTGACAGGAAGGGCACGAGTGGTCTGCTCAGGAAGTTCAGGGGGGTTGACAAACATCAGtttgagcagcagctccaggtaGCCAACCTGGCGAGCCAGACGAGTGCTGATGAGCCATGCCCAGTTCCAGCTTTCCCTCTCACGCCGGCTTCCAAAGTACACcaacactgaaaacagcaaaacaggtCATCAACCAAGGaattttttaagctttttacAGAGGTAACAAGCCAAAagaacacaattttttttctggataAATTCTATTCCTAAATATCAGCGAGTGCTTTTCTCTTAAAAGTAGTTATGTAAAATGGAAATCAATAAGCCCAACTCATCCTCTTTACTATTATTTGTATGATGGCACCCTCTAGAGGGCAGTTATAAAGATATCATGACTATACGATTAACTTTgtataaagagaaaatatattttgaagtaACTTCAATatgcataaaattaaaaagtacCTTATCTTTTAACATACAATACAGATGACTGGATATACATTGCTTTTTCAAGGGGAGCCAGCGAACAGGAAGTAGTTATACGAGTTCAACATTCAACAGTCATTCGTTGTCATAACTTCTGCATCTCCACATCTTTCGTCCTCTCACCAAAGAAGATGTAGAGCAGGGCAAGGAGGCTGAGGGAGACAGCGATTGCCAGCTTGGGGTCAACAGTAAAACCCAGGACCAAAGCCACTGAGCCACAGAGTAGCAATGTGAGGAAGACCACCAGCCATGAGAACTGGAACAGTGGCTCTATTTGCTGGCCTGCAAACGTCTTCATCTCAtctaatgaataaaaacaatgaagtcAAAAAGGTGTTTCAAGACAGATGTTTCAATCAAGTATTACTTTCATCTCATCGTTcttgattagtttttttgttttttcatctttctgcttACTTACCCTCTAGTTTCTTAAGGAGGAAAGACTTGCCACTACCCCACTGAGCATACAATCCAACACAAATAGGTGGCTGCATGGTGGGCTCACTCAGGATGTCTGCTAAAGCGCTACTGTAGAGGTCATAGCCCAACATGTCTCCATCTGACTCCGAAGGGGAGAGGTGctctgagagagaaaacaataaAGGAGGTGAAAAATGGCAAAGAGATTTGATGCAAAGAAGCCTTTTCTGATTCCTCAACTAAAATTATCAAATAATCACACATGCTTTTCTGAATGAAAAGTAGATATGGATCATACTGGCTCCAAAAATCTGAGTGAGGATGCTTTTCTGGTGGGTGCAGTCAATGTTGTATGGTGTCTCTCCAGCTTTGTTGGGGCGGTAAAGCAGGCGGCCATCTTTAGGGTTCCTCAGCAGTAGTTCAGCCAACTTTCGGCTGCGCCCCCGGATGGCAATATGGAGGGGCGTGTCCCCTTTCTTTgtgaacaaaaaccaaaaattaGTTCATAATTTTCTGTCTGCTGAAAGACTGAAAAGTAACCATTTGTAAATGACTTAAAAGAGTTTGAAAAAAGTATTAGCAAAAATGTGTTGACCTGATCAGTTATGTGACAGTATGTTTTACAATGTACCTTGTCCACCGCAGAGACTTTGGCTCCTTTATCCAGCAGGTGCTCCACAATTTCTATATTCCTCATTTTTGTGGCTTTGATAAGTGGAGTCTCTCCTTCCTATAACAGAAATatgcacatttcaaaatattcagTGGGAAAACCATTCTAAATATAATGTCTACAAACATTGGGCccttaaatataaaacacacagttgCTTTTTTCCATACAGACAAACCTTAGGTAGGTAGTCATCAGGTAACTTTCATAGTTGTCACACTACATCTTTGATTTTATCCAGGTTTTACATTAGAATAGAGTGTATGAGAAATTATGATAAATAAAGAGGGAGATCTATACAACCAAGGAAGCAAGAGTAGATACATTCAAACGATAAGTGAGAATTCGTATTGCTGATACTGATAAATGGGCCTCACCTTTGTGCAGCTCTCGGTGTCAGGATTACATTGCAAGATGTCTCTCACCATGGTAGCGTTGCCCTTCTCCACTGCCCAGTAGAGGGCAGTCTTTCCATCCTAATAttgaaaagtgtaaaaaatacacataatCTTGAAGTTGCACAAccgagtgtgtgtatgttgaagTATATgtatgtgatatatatatatatgacactGCAAAGTCTGCACTTTTCACCCATGGGTTGACTATGACTTtactaaaaaaataatagagATCAATATATACTGCTGTGTAATACTGAGACATTTAACACAAAGAATAAGGCCTCCTGTTTGATTTTAAAGATCAACAAGGTAGCAATAATAGTGTGAAAGGACTCCACCTGGCCCCTGACATCAATATCAGCATATTTGTTCAACAGAGCTCGGACAATCTCCACATGACCTCCTCTCACTGCTCCAATCAGCATTGTTTCTCCACTCTGAAAGGATGatggaagaaagacagaaagaaaaacacagagacacacataatCATATTTCATTCACACTGTATTTCTCAACAACCATTTTGAAATATCCTGTTTTTATCAAGAAAAAGCCAGAAATGCTGTGGTGAGGAAGTCTTACCCTGTCTGGGATATTGACATAGGTGCCGGCATCCAGCAGGTCCTGTACAATCTCAGTGTGTCCTTCCTTGGCAGCAATAGCCAGGGCTGTGTTGCCATCCTTGTCAGTCATGTTGACATTTGGGTTCCTCTTTAGTAACTCCTTGACAACTTCTGTGTATCCACCTTTTACAGCTACAATCAGAGCTGTCATTGAGTTctgataaaacaaacacaaaacaaaaaagatgttCTTCAGAAATTTGACTGTGCCTCTAAACCCTATTTCACCATTATTCCCTACTTGAGTGTTCAAACATTTGAATGACAAATGTTGAATCATTTATAGCTGATCACAAGGAACCGTATTTCCCACATGTTGgtagtttatttcaacagcTGAAAACTTATTACTTACATCTCATTTTGTGAGCCCAATAATTCATATCTTACATCCAAGCACTAGAGTCTCTTAATCACATATGAATGACTTTTTCAGCAATATTAGCCACTACATCTTCATCTGATGATTGATGCCATATATAATAACTATTGAATCGTTTAGTTTGTGTAGGCACAGATGCAACATGACTCGAAGGAGCACAGATGTGCTGCGTCATAGTCAATTATTTAATATTGTACTTCACTGACACATTTGTGGAGCTCTGTAGCATTAAATCTTGATTGTATGAAAACCACACCAGCAAGTCAGCTTTGTGTGTCATAGCACCTGCAGGGAGCCCAAGGGAAAATTTGTTCTGCTCATGTTCACCACCGTTCAGGAAAACTGTCAAATCGTCACtcaacaaatacacaatttgTTGACTTGCTTGACATATTGGAAGACCCTGCCAATAAAAGTGGCCCTtactttattatttgatttataattatatatagCATTACAATTATTAATAATCATGTAAATTGCAGTTGTAAactgttgttctttttcagttttattattattctgagTAATTAACTAAGTAGATAAATCTGTTTTAAACAGTTGTTATATTAGACTCCTCGttatttggattttgtttttgtttatactgAACCAAACAAAGCCAGCATAATGGCAAACTTGTAGCTTAAAGGCCGAACAATGCCCTTCTGTTAGTACCTTTTACACAGAGAGACCAATTGTAATAAAGGAGCGACGTTCCTGTTATATTTAGGGTGCGTAAAGGGGCctataaacaacaacagaggatGCATAGTGTGTTAAAAGATCGATAGGGGATTGTCAAACTCAAATAGTAAACAACCAATGACTGGAAATGCACTTACCGCTCCCTCCTGGTCGACATCAGCTCCATTCGCTAGAAGGTGCATCACGCTCTCATAATGGCCCTTCCTAGCTGCCCAGATCAGGGAAGTGGTACCATACTGCaaagaaaacatgtaaataacACAGAATGCCTGAAACATGAGGCAAGAGGTTATTTAATCAAGAAACACAAGAACTTGTAAGTAATTATGCAGAAGCATATATAATTAAAGGCAGAGGGGAAAAGGATTTGGGGATTGAAGGGTGGATACTGACCTGAGCAATTAAATCTTTTAAGATAATACTACCAAGTACATCTTCTTTTTGACTAAAGGAAATATACTTTGAACATTTTTCAGTATAGGTTACCTTGTCTGAGCAGTTAACTTTGGCTCCATGCTGCAGCAGGAGGTGGACAATTTCGCCATGGCCACGACCTGCCGCCCAGATGATGGGGTAGACGCTGTACTGTTGGGGTAGAGGGCAGCAATGAAATCACACTGAAAGTGACAAATATTCGCATCAGGCCTCAAAAAGCAGTTTCAGCATCTCAAATGACTGAAACAACTATTGATGCAGCCAGCATCACAGAATATAGGAGCAGGGATGTGGTTCACATTTCTGTAAGTCCAAAATATTTACTGACCATCACAACAACTTTTTTGTCAACCTGAATCACTGCATcacatttatgtgtgtataGAATGAAAACGCATTATATGCACATttcctgtaaaaataaaattttcttaGTTTACTCAAATACACTGTCCAGTCTCATTACCTGTCCAGTGATGTTGGGGTTGGCTCCTTTTTCCAAGAGCAGCTTGGCCACATCTGTACAACCTTTGTAGGCTGCCCACATGAGAGCTGTCCAACCCCCCtgagcagaaaacacacacaaaatcagttCAGTCAAACATAAAAATTATGAGGATAGGAGAGAATTGCTTATGTCTCTTCAATTATAGTTGTCATGACTAATATTATATTTCTAACTTTATTTATGTTATGACACAATACATAACATATATGTCCTAATGCACATTGAGTAATCTAgacaaatgatttattattttgtgaaaatgttaGTGTAACAACAGTGCAGAAGAGGCCAAAGCTAGCCAGATTTTGTGGTTGGAAAATGTGCTATTTCCAGCTGGTGTGACACACTTTCCACTGGGTGAGCAGTGTCCACAGTTTGGTTTATTATCACACCACTGTGATGACTTGCTGTGATCTGTCCTGTCCACGTTCGGTACACCTCACATGGCAAAGAGTCAGTTAATGTCCTGAGCCCCTTCCATTACATCACCGAGGCTATACATCATCTGTAGAAGTCTGATGTCATGTAAACCTGTAACCATGTAGTGTCGATACTGAATgttaagacatttttttatgcaGCACTAAGCAGACCTTTTTGGCTGCTGGAAATGTACACCACCTCTTACTATGAAAATTTACATCACAGCAAATGCTTACAAAACATATCTAACAGCTGGTAATAAATATATGAATCACATCTTCATGTCCCCGATGCACAGCAGACAAATGTCTGCCTCAGACAGTTCTGTATCCAGTGACTAAATCATATCACTGCCCCGTGTAGAGACAACCAGAGACCAGATTGCTCCTACAGAGGAGCCATCATGGACAaagtaatttcattttgtgaccATTTCAAGGCTAATGGAGCATCATGCTCAACCAGTACTGAAATTGTCATACCAAATGGAAAAAATTTACATATACAGAATTAAGATATCACcacttgatatttttaaaagggCTACATTTTAATAGTGAGTCTAAAGATCAAGCAGATTGTTGTCTACATTACCATTGCTTATTCTTGCTTTTTTAATGACAATTCTCTTATTCTGTTTtcttaa
Encoded here:
- the kidins220a gene encoding kinase D-interacting substrate of 220 kDa B isoform X1 → MDTTTSLKMTTLAVQSLFSYVEEENLAAIKAHLDKFRDVDSRSDNGQTPLMVAAEQGNLEIAQELIRRGANVNLDDVDCWTALISAAKEGHIEVVRELLENNANLEHRDMGGWTALMWAAYKGCTDVAKLLLEKGANPNITGQYSVYPIIWAAGRGHGEIVHLLLQHGAKVNCSDKYGTTSLIWAARKGHYESVMHLLANGADVDQEGANSMTALIVAVKGGYTEVVKELLKRNPNVNMTDKDGNTALAIAAKEGHTEIVQDLLDAGTYVNIPDRSGETMLIGAVRGGHVEIVRALLNKYADIDVRGQDGKTALYWAVEKGNATMVRDILQCNPDTESCTKEGETPLIKATKMRNIEIVEHLLDKGAKVSAVDKKGDTPLHIAIRGRSRKLAELLLRNPKDGRLLYRPNKAGETPYNIDCTHQKSILTQIFGAKHLSPSESDGDMLGYDLYSSALADILSEPTMQPPICVGLYAQWGSGKSFLLKKLEDEMKTFAGQQIEPLFQFSWLVVFLTLLLCGSVALVLGFTVDPKLAIAVSLSLLALLYIFFVLVYFGSRRERESWNWAWLISTRLARQVGYLELLLKLMFVNPPELPEQTTRALPVRFLFTDYNRLSSVGGETSMAEMIATLSDACEREFGFMATRLFRVFMNDEVQGKKWKKTCCVPSFVLFALTLGCLITGMALLAIFKVDPENLTVNAVLIAMASVVGLALLLNCRTWWQVADSVLNSQRKRLHSAANNLHKLKSEGFMKVLKNEVELMSKMAKTIDGFTQNQTRMAVIIDGLDACEQDKVLQMLDTVRVLFSKGPFISIFASDPHIIIKAINQNLNSVLRDSNINGHDYMRNIVHLPVFLNSRGLSTAKKLCMASSANGEALPVEGWHEDMDRKMSQNSLSQDQAKFGSKTALNRRDTYRRRQMQRSITRQMSFDLTKLLVTEDWFSDISPQTMRRLLNIVSITGRLLRANQIIFNWDRLASWINLTEEWPYRTSWIILFLEETDGVSDQVALKTIYERISKNIPTTKDVEPLLEIDGDIRSFEVFLSSRTPVLTAKDVEMFLPCTVNLDPKLREIIADVRAAREQMHMGGMTYPTLPLQEAVPRPQSGYGHHSAACSPTASFTGPLPPQPHSSYFSGMTGPQHPFYNRPYFPHHVYHLPRHYPIHAPPSSRPSIKPPGHPQDTNGLHIKSLPYKLKQISPAVLLSSMNTDAVCERLKQMDGIDPSMLSQYTSTIKKANINGRVLSQCNLDELKREMEMNFGDWQLFRGMVMELRHAESQALLQDESRAVSEHGSSVHQGEPSRRSGGVQHESGAFSLNLSFEELSGVGLEEPQRHSNNTHWPVANHRTSSMSSLNSQESSNDICKLTDKQQAEYRDAYREYIAQMAQLEMSGSGGERPVQPHPGQFLQAASSEDKGAKEGADQDGRKSFTKRGSKGNDATDFSSGPDAQPLDPISEEDEKLDHSSSSRTPGSKKKGSGAYYHKLPNDEDSGPEEADNTTPLLHKTAQEGVLSSHRASQPAGQLAKPGSLNAILLDKKESSDSGMRSSDSSSDPSLEEAEGNSDKERDAPNPSLIELELEAWVKKRGLLPSSVSGLQDTTVARMSICSEAPSEASLMASSPDEGWPSSGVSNLNRTASSITLNNNTSSPSDTTTNTNTNNSHQQQANITGTQSSTSSSSFDDSPAVVITPGSSSTASTTAATIHNQNLRTISLGDERESFL